Part of the Sphingobacterium sp. LZ7M1 genome, TAGTTGAGATGGAGGTTCGTGAATTATTATCATTCTACGAATTCCCAGGTGACGATGTTCCAGTAATCAAAGGTTCTGCATTAGGTGCATTGAACGGAGAGACTCAATGGGTTGATTCAATCATGGAATTGATGGATGCTGTAGATAACTACATTCCAATCCCTCCACGTTTGACAGATCTTCCTTTCTTGATGCCTATTGAAGACGTATTCTCGATCACAGGTCGTGGTACAGTTGCAACAGGTCGTATCGAAAGAGGTGTAATCAACTCTGGTGATCCAGTTGAGATCTTAGGTATGGGTGCTGAAAACTTGAAATCTACAGTAACAGGTGTTGAGATGTTCCGTAAGATCTTAGATTACGGTGAGGCTGGTGATAACGTAGGTTTATTGTTACGTGGTATTGAGAAAACTGATATCCGTCGTGGTATGGTTATCTGTAAACCAGGTTCAGTAACTCCACACACAGACTTCAAAGCTGAGGTTTACGTATTGTCGAAAGCAGAAGGTGGTCGTCACACTCCGTTCTTCAACAAATACCGTCCTCAATTCTATTTCCGTACAACTGACGTAACTGGAGAAATCACTCTAGAAGAAGGTACTGAGATGGTTATGCCAGGTGATAACGTAACAATCACTGTTAAGTTGATCAACGCTATCGCTATGGAAAAAGGTCTACGTTTCGCTATCCGTGAAGGTGGTAGAACAGTAGGTGCTGGTCAGGTAACTGAAATCATTAAATAGTCCTTAGGGATTATCAAAATAAAAGATAAGCTAATTGGCTCCGGCTAATTAGCTTATTTTTTCTAATTATTCATTTTGGTTGAAGCTCAAATACTTAGCGAAGTAGGGGAGTTCCGGGGCAAAATCAGAATAGATTGACCAGAAAAAAATCTTGCGGAAATCGCAAATAAATTGAAATAATATTTGCTGCAATGGGGTCTAAAGCCTATATTTGCATCATCAAAAAAATCTACACGGGCATAGTTCAATGGTAGAATAGAGGTCTCCAAAACCTTCGATCTGGGTTCGAATCCTAGTGCCCGTGCTAATAAAAATAGAAACTTAAAAAATGGCAAAAGTACTTGATTTTATTAAGGACTCTTATACAGAGGTTACTGAGAAAGTGACTTGGCCTACATGGGCGCAACTACAAAGTCATGCGGTTATTGTACTTGTTGCATCTGTTATTATTGCGTTGGTAATTTTCATAATGGATAAAGCATCAAGCAATGTAATGGAACTGCTGTACAATACAGCGTCTTAATTTTCTAATCCAACAGTATTATGGCAGATCAAAGTTTAAAGTGGTACGTTGTGCGTGCTGTTAGCGGAAAAGAGAAAAAGGTTAAGCAATACCTTGAAGCTGAAATTAACCGCTTAGGCATACAACATTTGGTGACCCAAGTATTAATCCCGATGGAGAAATACTACCAAATGCGCGATGGCAAGAAAGTTGCCAAAGAACGTAACTACTACCCTGGGTATGTTTTGATCGAAGCGGCTTTGGACGGTGAGATCGAACACGCAATCAAAAACGTAAATAGTGTAATTGGATTCTTAGGTGATAAAGCAGGTAATGCAATCCCGCTTCGTCCAGCTGAAGTTAACCGTATTTTAGGTAAGGTTGACGAAATGGCTGAACAAGGTGAATCAATCAGCGTTCCTTATTACGTTGGTGAGACCGTAAAAGTAAACGACGGTCCTTTCAACGGATTTACAGGTGAAATCGAAGAGGTGCACGAAGACAAGAAGAAATTAACCGTAATGGTAAAAGTATTCGGTCGTAAAACTCCACTCGAGCTGAACTATATGCAGGTTGAAAAAGAGTAAGCTCTTTTAGACAGTAGACAAAAGACATTAGACATAAGAAGCCCTATCCATTTGGATAGGGCTTTTTTTTGTTTGAACCAGGATGGAATGGATGGGAGGATAGACCAAGATCATAACTATTATTACGGATTGCATTGGCGTACGGTTCCATAATCGAAGATTATGGATGACATGTATTTTAAATATATACCCGTACAGATTCTTCACTATCCGTTCAGAATTGGAAGTGTCCTGAGATTGAAAAATATTTCACGAACGCTGTTGGTTCGTCATAAGAACATACACTTTCTACAAAGATTCCTCCCCAGCCAGGGGTTTTCTGCATGCATCAATCCTTCCGAAGGAAGCCCTTTAGCCCGCGGCTCATTTCCAATGGCGGAAAAATGGAAAGAATGCCGTTGCCATGTGCGATGGCATTGGCCTTGGATGCTTTCAAGAAATTCTCCCATCTAAGGGGAGAATTTCGAAGAACGGCATCCTCGACATCCAGGCATTCTTTTCATGTGTAGTGGACGGCGCGAAAAGCCATCTTAAATGAGCCGAAGCCATTTGCTTACTTTTGGGCTTCAAAAGTAACGGAAGGATCGGTATCCGTAAGCTCCTTCGTCGGTTTGGTTAATTTGGGCTCCAAAAGTAAGGAAGGATTGCTCTGATCCGTTTGATAGCCGTCAAGATCCGGCACAAGACTCAAGTCCGATTCAATTTTGTATATTTAGGAATTGAATTACCTAAATTAATGATGTCGAAGTCACCATCTATTCCTTCTTTCCCTGCGGAGCCTAAGAAATTGCGCGTCCGTGCTATTGATATCATGCGCGGCCTGACCCTTTTTCTGATGTTGTTTGTCAATGATCTTTTTATGCCGGGGGTGCCGAAATGGCTTTTGCATACGGAAGCGGAAGTCGATGGCATGGGACTGGCTGATTGGGTATTCCCAGGTTTTCTATTTATGGTGGGTATGGCTATTCCCTATGCCGTTGCAGCAAGGCGGAAAATTGGAGAGCCTACTTGGCAGATATGGTTCCATATCATCAGTAGGTCGATTAGCCTAATCATCATTGGTCTGTTGGTGGTTAATTCCAGCAGCTTGAACCCGCAAATGACCGGTATGAACAAGCTGTTATGGCTTGGGCTGGTCTATATCTGTATCTTTTTGATCTGGAACAACTATCCGAAGGATAGAAATAAGAACCTATTTGTCGGGCTGAAATTGTTGGGGATTGTAGGGCTACTTGGTTTGGCCTATGTATTCCGGGCTGGAACTCCTGAATCTCCAGCTTGGTTTGAGAAGAGTTGGTGGGGCATTTTGGGACAGATCGGATGGGGTTATCTGGTAGCAGGTTCGGTCTATCTCCTCCTTAGGGATAAACTATGGGCAGCATTTTTGGCCATTGTCTTTTTCCTTTTCCTGAATGTAGCCTCCTTGAGCGGTTGGATTCCGCAAATGTTCTCTTTCCAGGAGTTCTTTGACGTTGTCCTGCATGGCAATGTGCCGATGATTGTCCTTTCCGGAATGGCAGCAACCTTGATTGTTAAAAAATATGCTGTGGATTGGAAGAAACTGGCCATTAATTTAGCTATGTACGGCCTTATTAGCTTGATTGCTGGCTTGATATTCCACCAATGGTTCATCGTTTCCAAGATTCAAGCGACTCCTTCCTGGGGCCTGCTTTGCAATGGCATCAGTATCCTGCTATTTGTTTTGGTCTATTATTTTATTGATGTAAGGGGCAATAGTCGCTATAGTCGACTTTTTGAATTGGCAGGGCAAAATTCACTAACTACCTATTTGGCTCCAGACCTGATCTATTTCTTGGTTTGGGGATTCGGAATTCCCTTGTTTTTCTATAAACAAGCTGATCACATGTGGTTAGCTGTATTAGGCTCCTTATTATGGGCTTATGCCATGCTTTGGTTTGGTATCTTATTGAACCGTTTTGGAATAAAACTTAAACTATAATAACATATTACCATGAAAAGAAATCACACGAACAAGCTGATCCTAATGGCTCTGATTATGTTGTTTGCAGTTCCATTTACCTTGGTTGCCCAGGGTAAGAAGCCTGTAATCATCGCTTATGTTACTTCGGGTAAGGTCCGCTGCCTGATCCTAACCTGATCAGCCATATCAATTATGCCTTTGGCCATGTAAACGAGACCTTCAATGGTGTAAAAGTGGACAATCCAACTAGACTGAAGGAGATCGTGACCTTAAAGAAGAAGCATCCGGACCTGAAGATCCTGTTGTCGATCGGTGGCTGGACCTCGGGACGTTTCAGTGAAATGGCAGCAGACAAGAACAATAGATCGGGCTTTGCGAAAGATTGCCAAAAGATCGTAAAGGAATTTGATCTGGATGGGATCGATATCGATTGGGAATATCCGACCAGTGATGAAGCCGGGATCTCATCTTCCCCAGACGACACCAAGAACTTTACGTTGTTGATGAATGATATCCGCAAGGCTATCGGACCGAAAAAACTATTGACCTTGGCGACGATTGCAGATGGAAAGTATATTGATTTTAGAGCCATCGATAAGGATATTGATTTTGTAAATATCATGATGTATGATGTCTCTAAACCTCCTTTGCAGCATAACAGTTTGTATAAATCGGATCTGGCAGGTCGTATTACCTTAGTTGAAGCCCTGCAGGCCCATATTGATGCCGGCGTTCCAAAAAACAAATTGGTGATGGGTATTCCATTCTATGGAAGGGGAGATAAAGTACAGGTCAATGATTTTGTGATGTTCCGCAACATACCGAAGTTGACCCAGTTTGAAGAGAGGTGGGATGATCAATCGAAAGTACCTTATCTAGTGGACAGCACCGGAAAGTTGGTCCTGACCTTTGAAAATGAGAAATCCATCAGGGAAAAAGCTGCATATATAAAATCCCAAGGTATCCTTGGAGCCATGTATTGGGAATTTAAGGGTGATGATGATCAGTTGACCTTGAGCAGGGCGCTGTATGAAGGCCTGAAATAGGATGTACAAACAATTGTTGCTGTAAAATGTTGATAATAAGTAGTTATAGACACAATTTCTGTAAACCTTATAAAAAATAAGCTTATGATTATTCAAGATTTTAAACCCAAATATTTGGGACTTGCATTGGTTTTTCTATGGCTGAGCTCAGGAAATCATGTTTTTGCACAAGATAATGAGACCGCTTATTTTTCTGACGTTACAGAAGGCAGCATACCCTTGGATCCCAAAACGCATGCTTTGGATGTAGCTTTGGTCGATGTGAATGGAGATGGAGCATTGGATGCCATATTTGCACTGGAAATGTTGCCCAACCGTCTTTATATCAATGATGGCAATGGCAACTTTACCTGGATGAAGGATGTCTTTGCCAATGAGAACAATGATACAGAGCATGTGCGTGTGGCTGATATGGACAATGATGGTTTTGCAGATGTCATTTTTGTTGCAGAGGACAATAAGACCCATGAATACTATCTAGGGAATGGGGATGGAACCTTCCGGAATGTT contains:
- the tuf gene encoding elongation factor Tu, whose protein sequence is MAKEKFDRSKPHLNIGTIGHVDHGKTTTTAAITKVLADKGFSEARSFDSIDSAPEEKERGITINTSHVEYQTANRHYAHVDCPGHADYVKNMVTGAAQMDGAIIVVAATDGPMPQTREHILLARQVGVPALVVFLNKVDLVDDAELLDLVEMEVRELLSFYEFPGDDVPVIKGSALGALNGETQWVDSIMELMDAVDNYIPIPPRLTDLPFLMPIEDVFSITGRGTVATGRIERGVINSGDPVEILGMGAENLKSTVTGVEMFRKILDYGEAGDNVGLLLRGIEKTDIRRGMVICKPGSVTPHTDFKAEVYVLSKAEGGRHTPFFNKYRPQFYFRTTDVTGEITLEEGTEMVMPGDNVTITVKLINAIAMEKGLRFAIREGGRTVGAGQVTEIIK
- the secE gene encoding preprotein translocase subunit SecE, whose protein sequence is MAKVLDFIKDSYTEVTEKVTWPTWAQLQSHAVIVLVASVIIALVIFIMDKASSNVMELLYNTAS
- the nusG gene encoding transcription termination/antitermination protein NusG codes for the protein MADQSLKWYVVRAVSGKEKKVKQYLEAEINRLGIQHLVTQVLIPMEKYYQMRDGKKVAKERNYYPGYVLIEAALDGEIEHAIKNVNSVIGFLGDKAGNAIPLRPAEVNRILGKVDEMAEQGESISVPYYVGETVKVNDGPFNGFTGEIEEVHEDKKKLTVMVKVFGRKTPLELNYMQVEKE
- a CDS encoding DUF5009 domain-containing protein; the encoded protein is MMSKSPSIPSFPAEPKKLRVRAIDIMRGLTLFLMLFVNDLFMPGVPKWLLHTEAEVDGMGLADWVFPGFLFMVGMAIPYAVAARRKIGEPTWQIWFHIISRSISLIIIGLLVVNSSSLNPQMTGMNKLLWLGLVYICIFLIWNNYPKDRNKNLFVGLKLLGIVGLLGLAYVFRAGTPESPAWFEKSWWGILGQIGWGYLVAGSVYLLLRDKLWAAFLAIVFFLFLNVASLSGWIPQMFSFQEFFDVVLHGNVPMIVLSGMAATLIVKKYAVDWKKLAINLAMYGLISLIAGLIFHQWFIVSKIQATPSWGLLCNGISILLFVLVYYFIDVRGNSRYSRLFELAGQNSLTTYLAPDLIYFLVWGFGIPLFFYKQADHMWLAVLGSLLWAYAMLWFGILLNRFGIKLKL
- a CDS encoding glycoside hydrolase family 18 protein, coding for MNYAFGHVNETFNGVKVDNPTRLKEIVTLKKKHPDLKILLSIGGWTSGRFSEMAADKNNRSGFAKDCQKIVKEFDLDGIDIDWEYPTSDEAGISSSPDDTKNFTLLMNDIRKAIGPKKLLTLATIADGKYIDFRAIDKDIDFVNIMMYDVSKPPLQHNSLYKSDLAGRITLVEALQAHIDAGVPKNKLVMGIPFYGRGDKVQVNDFVMFRNIPKLTQFEERWDDQSKVPYLVDSTGKLVLTFENEKSIREKAAYIKSQGILGAMYWEFKGDDDQLTLSRALYEGLK